The Pseudoalteromonas rubra region AATCAGGCCATCGCCTCTTGGCTCACCGGTTTCACACGGGCTGGGCCATTGTGCATCATGCTCGATCAATGGCCAGTGACCGTGGGTCTGCTGTACCGAGTTGGCAAATTTATCATGAAGTTCGAGGATCAAAGTGCTCACGCTCATACTGCTATTTTCGCTCATTATTCGCTATAATCGGAGCCATTGTAACTACTAATGGATCAACATGACAGACTACAATAACGCCCCGGAGTTAAAAGCCTCTGTGCTGGGTAAAACCACCGAATACGCCAGTCAGTACGAGCCAAGCTTGCTTCACCCTATCGCGCGCAAGCTTAATCGTGATCAGATAGCCGTTGATGAGCAGGCATTGCTATTTTTTGGTGAAGATATCTGGCATGGTTATGAGCTGTCCTGGCTGAATACAAAAGGTAAACCCCAGGTGGCCATCGCCCGGTTTGTGTTCCCTTGCCAGAGCAGTCATATTATCGAGTCTAAGTCATTTAAACTTTATCTGAACAGCTTCAATCAGAGTCAATTCGCCAGCTTTGAGGCGGTACGTGACACATTACAGCAGGATCTCTCCAAAGCGGCCCAGTGCGATGTTACAGTGACCTTGTACGGCCCTGACGACCACAACTGCCTGCCATTTTCAGCCCTGCCTGGAGAGTGCATTGATGAACTAGACATTACTGTGGATGATTACAGCCCGCGCGATGGCTTATTAACTCAGGAAAACGACCAGCAAGTGAGTGAAACCCTGCACAGCCACTTGTTAAAGTCTAACTGCCTGATCACCTCTCAGCCAGACTGGGCAAGTATTGTTATCCGCTATGAAGGGGCGAAAATCTGTCGTGAATCATTGCTACGTTACCTGATCTCATTTCGTGACCACAATGAATTTCATGAACAGTGTGTAGAGCGCATCTACTGCGATCTGCTGCGCGCGCTCAACCCCGCCAAGCTGGAAGTGTATGCACGTTATACGCGTCGTGGTGGCCTGGACATCAATCCGTTCCGTTCCAGCGAACAAAATCAGACCACCTTTAATGTCCGGATCAATCGTCAGTAAACGCTTCAATCGGCACACTGACCGCGCAAACATCGGTGTGATTGGCCTGGTGTAAAAACCAGGCTTCAGGGCGATTCTTGCGCGCTTCAATCAAAGCCCGAAATGCGTGACTATGGGTATTGAACACCCGAAAACGTTGCTTGTCGGTACGCTGAATATCCGCCAATACCTCAACGCCAAGAATAGGGTTAAAAGGCTGGTTTTCTTCAGGTTGTCTGTGCAATCGTTGCACATGTTCCATACCAGCTAACACTCGGCCAAAAACCGTGGTATTTAAATCCAGATACCGTTGTGCTGTTAATGTGAAATAGAATTCACTGCCCCCGCTATCAGCGCTATTTTGCCGCGCCATCGCAAAAGTACCCGGACAATGGGTCTGCCAGGTACGTGTCCCTTTGTCGTTCTGTGCTACGGCAAACCCATTTAAAAACCCGGTCCGTGGTGCATAACCATCGACCAGGTTTAAGGGAGTGATCTCCTGAGGCTCTGCGGTTGCCAGGAAAAGCTCAGCCGGAATAGTTTTTGACCCCTTGAGTGGGTGTTTCTCGTCGCTCTGATCTCCGCCCTGTGCGACAAAACCTTCAACAAAGCGATACATAGTCAAGTCACGGTAAAAGTCCTCTCGCGCCAGCGCTTTAATATTTTCCACATGGCCTGGCGCCAGCTGCGGGTTTAGTTCGACATAAACGGGCCCCGTTGGCAAAGTGATCTTAAGGATGTGCTCCAATGGTACTGACCGCCAATCCGCATCGCCTGCCTGTGCGATGATCTCTGCAGGGGCTGGTGTCGTCTGAGGTACATTAACACTATCAGTTTGTGCCAGTTTGTCGGTTGCCTGACAGGCAGTGAGTGCGAGGAGCAACAGCGCTGCTGTGCTCATCCTTGATGTTATTTTGCGTATTATTATTGTCATTATATGTTCCTGGTTGATACCACAATTCGCTGCGCGACAAAGGTGTCTCGGCAGACAAGGTTGGATTCGGCAAGCGTAGGTGAGTGCGCCCAGCCAAATCGAGTTGTGTTAGCTGATCCGCGAAATGGCGACGAAATAGCTGCTCAAAACAGCCATCCGCAATCGCTTGCTCAAGGCCTGCTTGCAGCAAATCACGAAGCTGAATATTGGCTTTATCGACAAACAGATAAACTGCTGAGGGATAACTAATTAATAGACTGGGTTGCACCATAATATCAGTGCGTGAAGGAAAGTCATTGGCAGCCAGAATATCTAGCGGCACGACATCCAGGCGTTTGTTACTGAGCATAGTCATGGCCTTTTCGGTATCGTGGAAGGCC contains the following coding sequences:
- a CDS encoding transporter substrate-binding domain-containing protein translates to MRRFLLLLMLCISGSATASRAIGPLEIRVTAGANPYVTELLALALSYQPRPVTFKPIVGIPTQSRALRLLGKPSGIDVFWSVTSKAREQQALAVRIPLVKGLLGYRVLFIAASRAADFVDIKHWGQLQPLLFGLRHDWPDRAVFERNGLQVVAFHDTEKAMTMLSNKRLDVVPLDILAANDFPSRTDIMVQPSLLISYPSAVYLFVDKANIQLRDLLQAGLEQAIADGCFEQLFRRHFADQLTQLDLAGRTHLRLPNPTLSAETPLSRSELWYQPGTYNDNNNTQNNIKDEHSSAVAPRTHCLSGNRQTGTN
- a CDS encoding peptidylprolyl isomerase, producing MSTAALLLLALTACQATDKLAQTDSVNVPQTTPAPAEIIAQAGDADWRSVPLEHILKITLPTGPVYVELNPQLAPGHVENIKALAREDFYRDLTMYRFVEGFVAQGGDQSDEKHPLKGSKTIPAELFLATAEPQEITPLNLVDGYAPRTGFLNGFAVAQNDKGTRTWQTHCPGTFAMARQNSADSGGSEFYFTLTAQRYLDLNTTVFGRVLAGMEHVQRLHRQPEENQPFNPILGVEVLADIQRTDKQRFRVFNTHSHAFRALIEARKNRPEAWFLHQANHTDVCAVSVPIEAFTDD
- the queF gene encoding NADPH-dependent 7-cyano-7-deazaguanine reductase QueF (Catalyzes the NADPH-dependent reduction of 7-cyano-7-deazaguanine (preQ0) to 7-aminomethyl-7-deazaguanine (preQ1) in queuosine biosynthesis); translated protein: MTDYNNAPELKASVLGKTTEYASQYEPSLLHPIARKLNRDQIAVDEQALLFFGEDIWHGYELSWLNTKGKPQVAIARFVFPCQSSHIIESKSFKLYLNSFNQSQFASFEAVRDTLQQDLSKAAQCDVTVTLYGPDDHNCLPFSALPGECIDELDITVDDYSPRDGLLTQENDQQVSETLHSHLLKSNCLITSQPDWASIVIRYEGAKICRESLLRYLISFRDHNEFHEQCVERIYCDLLRALNPAKLEVYARYTRRGGLDINPFRSSEQNQTTFNVRINRQ